The DNA segment GCGGGGGCCTTCTTGGCGGCGGCGGCCTTGCTGCCCTGGGCGCGACGCGCGCGTGCGCCTCCCGCGGCCTCGCCTGCGGCGCCGCGGCGACCCTCACGGGTCGGGCGGCTCTCCACGATCACGGTGATGTGGCTGGTGCGCTTGCGGATCCGGAACGCACGCCCCTGGGCGCGCGGACGGATGCGCTTGGCGGTCGGGCCCTCATCGGCGTGGATGGTCGCGACCACCAGCGTCGCCGGGTCGAGGCCGTCGTTGTTCTGCGCGTTGGCGGCAGCGCTGGCGATCACCTTGGCGACCGGCTCAGAAGCCTGCTGAGGCGCCCACCGCAGGATGTCGAGGGCTTCCTCGACGCTCTTGCCCCGGACCAGGTCGATGACCCGGCGGGCCTTGCTCGCCGAGATGCCCACGTAGCGGGCGACTGCCGTCGCTGACGGATATTCGATGGTGGTACTCATCGCCTCTTGCTCTTCCGGTCATCCTTGATGTGACCCTTGAAGGTGCGGGTGGGGGCGAACTCGCCCAGCTTGTGCCCGACCATCGCCTCGGTGACGAACACCGGCACGTGCTTGCGGCCGTCGTGGACCGCAAAGGTGTGCCCGATGAAGTCGGGGATGATGGTCGACCGACGCGACCAGGTCTTGATGACCTGCTTCGTGTTCTTCTCGTTCTGGACGTCCACCTTCTTCAGCAGATGGTCGTCGACGAACGGGCCTTTCTTCAGGCTGCGTGGCATCGCTTGAGTTCCTTCCCCGGCCTAGCGCTTCTTGCCGGTGCGCCGGCGTCGGACGATGAGCTTGTCGCTCGGCTTGTTCGGCTTGCGGGTGCGGCCTTCGGGCTTACCCCACGGGCTGACCGGGTGGCGGCCGCCGGAGGTCTTACCCTCACCACCACCGTGCGGGTGGTCCACCGGGTTCATCACGACACCACGGACGGTGGGGCGCTTGCCCTTCCAGCGCATACGGCCGGCTTTACCCCAGTTGATGTTGGCCTGTTCGGCGTTGCCGACCTCGCCGACGGTGGCGCGGCAGCGCACGTCGACGCGACGGATCTCACCGGACGGCATACGCAGGGAGGCGTAGGTGCCTTCCTTGCCCAGCAGCTGGATGCTGACGCCGGCCGAGCGGGCCAGCTTCGCGCCGCCACCGGGCCGCAACTCGACGGCGTGGATCACGGTGCCGGCGGGGATGTTGCGCAGCGGCAGGTTGTTGCCGGGCTTGATGTCGGCGTTGGCGCCGGACTCCACGATCGCGCCCTGCTTGAGACCCTGCGGCGCGATGATGTAGCGCTTCTCGCCGTCCAGGTAGTGCAGCAGTGCGATGTTCGCGGTGCGGTTCGGGTCGTACTCGATGTGTGCGACCTTGGCGTCGACGCCGTCCTTGTCGTGGCGACGGAAGTCGATCACGCGGTAGGCGCGCTTGTGGCCACCACCCTTGTGCCGGGTGGTGATCCGGCCGTGCGCGTTGCGTCCGCCCTTACCGTGCAGCGGACGGACCAGCGACTTCTCCGGGGTCGAGCGAGTGATCTCGGCGAAATCGGAGACGCTGGCACCGCGGCGACCCGGGGTCGTCGGCTTGTACTTGCGAATTGCCATTTCTCTTAAGTCTCTCTAGCTTCTCGCCCGGCTCAGGCCGGTGCTCCGAACAGGTCGATCGGCTTGCTTCCCGCGGCCAGGGTGACGATGGCGCGCTTGGTGCTCTTGCGCTGGCCGTACCCGGTGCGGGTGCGCTTGCGCTTGCCCTGCCGGTTGGCCGTGTTCACCGAATCGACCTTGACCTTGAAGATCTTCTCGATAGCGATCTTGATCTGGGTCTTGTTCGAGTCCGGGTGCACGATGAACGTGTAGACGTTGTCCTCGATCAGTCCGTAGGACTTCTCGGAGATGACCGGCGCCAGGATGATGTCGCGGGGATCAGTCACGGTTGCCATCAGGCCGTTGCACCTTCCTTTTCAGTGCGTGCGGTCTGCGCGCTGATGTAGGCGTTCAGAGCCTCGACGCTGAACACCACGTCGTCGGCCTTGAGCACGTCGTAGGTGTTGAGCTGATCCGGCGTGATCACGTGCACGCCGGGCAGGTTGCGCACGCTGCGCACGCCGGTCTCATCGGTGCGACCGATGACGATCAGCACCTTGCTGTTCTCGGCCGTGCGCTCGGACAGAAGCGTCGACAGGAACGCCTTGGCGCTCTTGGTCGACGGGGTCTGCCCCTCCACCAGCTCGGTGACCGCGTGGATACGGCCGTTGCGCGCCCGGTCCGAGAGCGCCCCGCGCAGGGCGGCGGCGATCATCTTCTTCGGGGTGCGCTGGCTGTAGTCGCGCGGCTTCGGGCCGTGGACGGTGCCACCACCGGTGAACTGCGGTGCGCGGGTCGAACCCTGGCGGGCCCGGCCGGTGCCCTTCTGCCGGTACGGCTTCTTGCCGCCGCCGGAGACCTCACCGCGGGTCTTGGTCGAGTGCGTGCCCTGCCGCGCCGCGGCCAGCTGCGCGGTGACGACCTGGTGCATCAGCGCGATGTTGGCCTCGACGTCGAACAGCTCGGCGGGCAGCTCGACGTTTCCGTCGGTGGTGCCGGCCGGCGTCTTGACCTCAATTGTGGTTGCCATTTACTTCTCGCCTCGCTTGATTGCGCTGCGGACCATCACCAGTCCACCGTTGCGGCCGGGGATGGCGCCCTTGATCAGCAGCACGCCGTTCGCGGCATCGACCTTGTGTACGAGCAGGTTCTGCGTCGTCACCCGGTCGCTACCCATGCGGCCCGACATGCGGGTGCCCTTGAAGACGCGGCCCGGGGTGGCGCAGCCACCGATCGAACCGGGGCGGCGGTGCACGGCCTGGGCGCCGTGCGCGGCGCCCTGGCCACGGAAGCCGTGCCGCTTCATCGTGCCCGCGAAGCCCTTGCCCTTGCTGGTGCCGGTGACGTCGACGTAGGCGCCCTCGGCGAAGACCTCCGCCGTGAGCTCCTGGCCGACCTCGTAGTCGGCGGTGGCCGACTCGTCGTCGAGCCGGAGCTCGGCGAGGTGGCGGCGCGGGTTGACGCCGGCAGCGGCGAACTGACCGGTCACCGGCTTGGTGACCTTGCGCGGGCTGATCTCGCCGTAGGCGATCTGCACCGCGCTGTAGCCGTCGCGCTCGGGGGTACGGATTCGGGTCACGACGTTCGGGCCGGCTTTGACGACCGTCACCGGGACGACCTTGTTGTTCTCGTCGAACACCTGCGTCATGCCCAGCTTGGTGCCCAGAATGCCTTTACGTGCCATTTCTCGGGTCTCCTACTGGATGTTCACGTCGACGCTGGCCGGGAGGTCGATGCGCATGAGCGCGTCGACGGTCTTCGGCGTCGGGTCGAGGATGTCGATCAACCGCTTGTGCGTACGCATCTCGAAGTGCTCCCGCGAGTCCTTGTACTTGTGCGGTGAGCGGATGACGCAGTACACGTTCTTCTCGGTCGGCAACGGCACGGGGCCCACCACGCTGGCACCGGTACGGGTGACCGTCTCCACGATCTTGCGCGCCGAGGCGTCGATGGCCTCGTGGTCGTAGGCCTTGAGCCTGATGCGGATCTTTTGTCCCGCCACGCTTTTCCTACCTCACTCCTGCTTGTGGCCCGCGCTGGGAATTCCCAGCACGTCCTGGTGTCGGCTGTTGCCGCCGCTGTTTACCTGTCTGTGGTCCACCGGTCCCCGCGGTCGGGTGTGTCGCCCTGCGCGCGCTCGCTTGCGGCGGAAATCCGTCACACTCGAGAAGTGGGACCGATGCGCCCGTAAGGGCGCCGGTCGGATGCCTCCGCGAGGCGGTCCGAACAGGCACCGTCCCGGCTCAAGGCAACCCGAACAGTATGCCCTAGATCCGGGCCTCATCCAAATCCCTGGTGAAGCCGGTAGAGGCACCACCGTCAGTGTCGCAGACCCGACCAGAAGGCGCACTCGTGCTCCTCGGCGAAGCCCGTCGTCACCCTGCTGCCGTCGGGCTGCAGCGACAGATAGGACCCGTCGCCGAACTGCGGCCAGTCCGGAGCGTCACCGGCCGACGGGACGCCTTCGGTGACGAACGCGCTCCAGTAGTCGATCATCGCCTCGGACAGCGTCTGCTGTTCCGGGGACAGCGGCGGCGCTCCGCCGACGTCGAAGAGGTAGCGCAGTTCCAGCGAGTGGCTGGCGCCGACGGGGAACGGGAGGGTGCGCAGCGGTTCGGGGGTCGGCGCCTGCCGGTCGTTGAACTCGTAGGCGTAGACGGGGGTGTCGCGGGCGAGGTCGGCGGCCATGCGGTCGGCGACACAGGCGAACTCGCCGTCGGTCACGGCCGCCGAGTACGCGAGCGCCACGCTGCCGTATCGGTCGATCGGGTAGCGCGCGGCCACCTGGGCGGCGTCCGGGCCGAAGGTGTCGGCCAGCAGGCCCGGGTACTGGTCGGGGGTGTAGCGGTCCCCCTGCTGCAGATAGCGCAGCGCGACGAAGAGGGTGAACTCGTCGCGGTTGGTCCCGATCATCACCGGTACCCGCGCCGCCTTTCCGTCGGCGATCGCGCGCACGGGGTCGACCGGCAGGGCGGCCGTTCCGGTCACCGGGCCGGTCAGGTCGTCGGCGCCGATGCCGACGAACCACACGGGTTTGCGCAGCTTGTCGGCGGGCAGCGCACGCAGGCACGCGGCCGCGGTCGCCGGGTCCGGGCACCCGACGCCGGCGGCGTAGTCGAGGCTGCGCTGCTCGGCGACGGGCAGCGGGGCCTGCGCCTGGCACGGGGCGCTCTGGATGATCGCGGCCTGGAACAGGCCCGCGGATCCGGGGGCGACGAGGTGGTCGCACACCGACATCCCGCCTGCCGACTCGCCGGCGACAGTGACGCGGTGGGGGTCGCCCCCGAAGTCGGCGATGTGGTCACGCACCCAGCGCAGCGCGGCCTGCTGGTCGGCCAGCCCGTAATTGCCGACGTCGCCGGGCGCGCCGAGCGCCGGATGGGCGAGGAAGCCGACCGTGCCGAGCCGGTAGTTGATGGAGACGACGACGATGTCACCGCGCGCGGCCAGCCAGCGGGCGTCGTAGATGGCGCCGCTGCCGTTGACGAACGCGCCGCCGTGGATCCACACCATCACCGGGCGCTTCTCGTCCGACACCGGCGGTGTCCAGATGTCGAGGGTCAGACAGTCCTCGTCGGTCTGTCGCCCGAATTCGGGATCGCTGCCCGGGTCCTGCAGGCAGCGCGGGCCTGACCGGGTGGCCTGCCGCTCCCCCTGCCACGCCGGGGCGGCCTCGGGCGGCCGGAAGCGCAGGGGTCCCACCGGCGGTGCGGCGTACGGGATGCCGGCGAACAGGCGGTGGTCGGCGGCGACGGTGCCCCGCAGCGCACCTGAGGCGGTGTGGACCACCGCGGGGTCGGCGGGTGGTGCACCGGAGGGTGCGGTGGGCCCCTCTCCGCGAACGCAGGCGGACAACAGCACCGCGACGGTCAGCCAGGTCAGCGCCCGCATCCAGTGCACAGCCGCGAGCCTAGGCCAGGGGGCGCCCGGACCAGGTGGGATGACTCTCGGTTGACGACCGCGCGGCGGTTTGACCCAATCGCCGACGACAGTGTCGCGGCTCACATAAAGTGACTTATAGACACCCGTCAAGTTGCCGCGAAGGAGAACGATGAGCACGCCGACGATGGACGACGCCGCCAAAGTGCTGGCCGATCCGACGGCTTACGCCGACGACCAGCGACTGCATGCGGCGTTGCGTCATCTGCGGGCGCACAACCCGGTCGCCCTGGTCGACAACCCGCCGTACCGGCCGTTCTGGGCGATCACCAAGCACGAAGACATCATGGCGATCGAACGGGCCAACGACCTGTTCCTGTCGGAGCCGCGGCCGCTGCTGTCCACCGCGCAGGCCGACGATCTGGCCAAGGCGCAACTCGAGGCGGGGATGGGTCTGCGCACGCTCATCCACATGGACGACCCGCACCACCGCAAGGTGCGGGCGATCGGCGCCGACTGGTTCCGGCCGAAGGCCATGCGCGATCTGAAGGTGCGCGTCGACGAACTCGCCAAGCGCTACGTCGACCGGATGCGCGACATCGGCCCGGAGTGTGACTTCGTCACCGAGATCGCGGTCAACTTCCCGCTGTACGTGATCATGTCGCTGCTCGGACTGCCCGAAGAGGACTTCGGCCGGATGCACTCGTTGACCCAGGAGATGTTCGGCGGGGACGACGACGAGTACAAGCGGGGCACCACCCCGGAGGAGCAGATGGCGGTGCTGCTCGACTTCTTCTCCTACTTCTCCGCGCTGACCGCGTCGCGGCGGGCGAACCCCACCGACGACCTGGCGTCCGCGATCGCCAACGGCACCGTCGATGGCGAACCCCTGTCCGACGTCGACACCGCCTCCTACTACGTCATCGTCGCGAGCGCGGGCCACGACACCACCAAGGACGCGATCTCGGGCGGGCTACTCGCACTCATCGAGAACCCCGGTGAGATGCAGCGCCTCAAGGACGACCCGGGCCTCATGGGCACCGCGGTCGAGGAGATGATCCGCTGGTCGACTCCGGTCAAGGAGTTCATGCGCACCGCCGCCGAGGACACCACCGTGCGCGGGGTGCCGATCGCGAAGGGCGAATCCGTCTATCTCGCATACGTTTCGGCGAACCGGGACGAGGACATCTTCGACGAGCCGTTCCGCTTCGACGTCGGCCGTGACCCGAACAAGCACCTGTCGTTCGGATACGGCGTGCACTTCTGCCTCGGTGCCGCACTGGCCCGGATGGAGATGAACAGCCTGTTCACCGAACTCCTGCCCCGGCTGGAGTCGATCGAGCTGGCGGGACCGCCCGAGTTGTCGGCGACGACGTTCGTCGGCGGGCTCAAGCACCTGCCGATTCGGTACCAGCTGCGCTGATCCCGCGCCGCCGGCCGTGGGTGGCCAGGAAACCGTCCACGGCCGCCTCGGCGCACGCGTGGTAGTCGAAGTCGGCCAGCGTGCTCAGCCGGCCCAGGATCAGCGGCCCGATGAGCAGCGCGATCGCCTGGATCCGGTCGACGTCGGCGAGATCGAGTTCGGCGCCCTGGGGGCTGTCGAAGATCGCATCGAACGGCGCCGCGTACACCTGCAGGATCCGCTCGCGCAGCGACCCGACCGCGCCCCCGGTCTCCGCCTCGCGCACCTCTGCCCACGGGCCCAGATCCGGACCCGACGCGAGCCACGTCATCGCCGCCAGCGTGGTGGGCACCTCCGAGATCGGATCCGCCCAGCCGACCACGACGGCGACCAACTGCTCGCGCAGACTGCCCTCGGCCGGCGGCATCGGCGCCGGTTGCAGCAGGCCCTGGAAGGCCGCCGCGAGCAGATCGTTGGCGCTGGCGAAGTGGCGGTAGAGCGTCGCGCGGGCGACGTTCGCGGTGCGGGTGACCGCGTCGATCGTCACCGCGTTGGGACCCCCGGACCGCAGCAGCGCCGTCGCGGCTTCGAGCAGGCGGGCACGCGAACGCGCGGGACGCGGGTCACCACTGGCGTCGGTCATCGTTTACATCATCTCCCAGGCGGGTAACAAGACCATTCGTCTAGCTGCGAGACTGATGGTCTCAAAACTCCGCACAGCCAGGAGAGGCGCATGGTCGATACTCTCGCGCAGCCCGAACATCTATCCGGATCCAGCGTGGCCGCACTGAGCAAGGGGCGTCGCATCTGGCTGTTGGTCGTCGCCTGCATGGGTGTCGCGCTCGTCATTTCCTCGATGATCGCGCTCAACACCGCGCTCAGCGATATCGCGGTCGCGACCTCCGCCACACAGACACAGCTGACGTGGGTGGTCGACGGGTACACGCTGGTGCTCGCCTGCCTTCTGCTGCCTGCCGGCGCCATCGGCGATCGTTACGGACGACGCGGCGCACTGCTGATCGGCCTGGTGATCTTCTCCCTGGCGTCGGTGGCTCCGCTGATGTTCGACAGCCCGACACAGATCATCGTGGCCCGCGCGGTCGCCGGCGCGGGCGCTGCCTTCGTGATGCCGGCCACGCTGTCCCTCTTGACGGCGGCCTACCCGAAGTCGGAGCGCAACAAGGCGGTGGGAATCTGGGCGGCCGTCGCCGGATCCGCCACCGTGATCGGATTCCTCGGCTCGGGACTCCTGCTGCACTACTGGTCGTGGCAATCGATCTTCTGGGCCTTCGCGATCGCCGGCGCGGCGATGATCGCGCTCACCTGCACCGTGCCGTCGTCACGCGAGTCGGACGCTGCGCCCTTGGACTGGTGGGGCGCCGGCCTCATCGGCGCCGCAGTCGCGGTGTTCGTCTTCGGTGTCATCGAGGCGCCCGCCCGGGGTTGGACTGATCCCGGCGTGCTCACATGCATATCCGCGGGGCTGGTCCTCGCGGTGGTCTTCGCGTTCGTCGAACTACGCCGCCGATTCCCGCTGCTCGATGTGCGGTTGTTCGGCAGGCCCGACTTCGCCACCGGCGCCGTGGGCGTCACACTGCTGTTCTTCGCGAATTTCGGCTTCTTCTTCGTGGTCATCCAATACATCCAGTTGGTGATGGGTTACACGCCACTGCGAACCGCCTTCGCCATTGCGCCGCTCGCCGTCCCGCTACTCGTCTTCGGTGTGCTCACGCCCTGGTACTTGCCACGGATGGGGTTGCGGCTGACCGTGTTCAGCGGCCTGCTCATCCTCTCTGCTGGTCTGCTGTGCATGCAGCTACTCGAGGTCGGCTCCACCTACTGGGATCTGACCTGGCCGCTGCTCGTCATGAGTACAGGTATCGGGTTGTGTACCGCCCCCACTACTTCGGCGATCATGGGAGCGGTTCCCGACGAGAAGCAGGGTGTCGCATCGGCCGTCAACGACGCCACTCGCGAGATCGGGGCCGCGCTCGGCATCGCCGTGGCGGGTTCGATCTTCGCCGCGCAGTACGCCGATGCGCTGACATCGCGGTTGAGCGCTTTCCCGCCGGAGGTTCGCGGCCCTGCGGCGGATTCGCCGGCGGAGGCCCTGGCCATTGCCGAGGAGCTCGGGCCCCAGGGTGCTCAACTGGCCGATCTGACTGCGTCCGCCTTTCTGCAGGCAATGGATTCCTCGTTGTTCGCGATCGCCGCCGTGGTCGCGGTGGCCGCCGTCTTCGTCGCTATCTGGGCGCCCGGCCGGAATGGACGACAGTTGCGCGTCGTGCGTCGGCTCAGCCGGCGATGAACTGCGCGGCCCGGTGGCCGATCATCGCGATCGTCGCATGCGGGCCGCGACTGGTGGGGGCGGGCATCACCGAACCGTCGACCACCCACAACCCCTCGACGCCGCGCACGCGGCACTGCGCGTCGAGCACCGCACGCGGATCGTCGTCGTCTCCCATCGGCGCCGTACCGGCCAGATGCTGTGACGTCGACCAGGACGGCTCGTCGGATTCCGCTATCCCGCCGGCCAATTCGTATGCGAGCTCGGCCCCTGCGGCGAGGTCGGCCACATCGGCGGGTTCACTGTCGTAGCGGTGTTCGATGACCGGCGGCACCAGTGGATCGGCCGACGCGAGCATGACCCTGCCCCTGGCGCGCGGCTGCATCAGCGCGACCCCGATGTGCGGACGGTCGGCGGGATCGTGGCCCGGCCCGTGCACCATTGCGGCGAAACCCGATGTGTAGGGCCGTATCTCGAGGTGCGAGTCCGTGGTCAGCACCGCCTCCAACGGCGGCAGGTCGTGCGTCGGCGTCCATCCCACCGGGATCACCCATTCGGGATGGTCGAACATCGCGACGCCGACAGGCAGGTCCTGAAAAACCTCGATTGCCAAGTCGCGCAGCGCTTCCGCCGGTCCTATCCCCGAGACCATGAGCAACTGCGCGCTGCCGATTGCGCCCGCGCACACCACGACACGGTCGGCGGTCACGGTGCTCCTGCCCGCCGGGCCGGCGCACTCCACCGCGGTGGCGCGGCCCCGCTCGATCCGGATCCGCACGACACGAGTGTCGGGCAGTAGGTCGACGTTGGTCCGGAGCAGCGCGGGCTGCAGGAACGCGCCGCCCGGCCCGACGCGGGTGCCGCTGTCCACGTTCAGCGGCACCGCACCCACGCCCGCCGCGGACGCATCCGCGTCGAGGCCGCTGAGGTCGTCGATCCACGCGAAGCCCGCCTCCCGGGCGGCGGCGACGAAGAATGCGGTGCATCCGTCGAAATCGGTCATCCGTCGGACGTTGATGGGCCCGTCGTCGCCGTGCAGTGGTCCACCGAAATCCAGATCCGTCTCGATCGCCCGGAAGTGGTCGAGCACGTCGCGCCAAGCCCAGCCGGGGATCTGCCACCGGTCGAAGTCGGCGGGGAGGCCGCGGCAGAAGTAGCCACCGTTGACCGCTCCGGAGCCCCCGACCACCGCACCCCGGGTGATCTGGACGCGACGGGGCGGCGCGTCGGTGAGCGTGGTCGTATAGTGCCGCACCACCGAACTCGCGGTGCCGATCGGCAGCCGCAGCCCGTCGTTGATCTGCTGGGCGACCCGCGGATCGGACGGGGCCGGCCCGGCCTCCACCACCGTCACCCGACACCGCGGATCGGAGGAAAGCCGTTCGGCCAGCACGGATCCTGCGCTTCCGGCACCGACGATCACCACGTCGCTGTGCACAGCCTCGGTCAAGGGCGCGCTTACGTCCGGATCTGCGGTTTGAGCGCGCCGAGGTGCCGTTCCCGCACCACCCCGGTCCACAGGCCCAGTCCGTAGGCGATGTCGTCGAGCCGGCGCAGCAGCATGTAGGTGATCAGCCCGACCTGTTTGGTGTCGTCGTCGGTGTTGCCGCGCCGGGCCGTCCAATCGACCACGCCGTCGAGCACCGCGGCGATCAGCACCGCCTGCCTGCAGCGACGCGACACCACCGCGGCCAGCAGGGCGATGGGCCAGTAGTGCCGGCAGATCGCCGACGCCAATTGCAGCGCCGCCGACCACAATCCGTGCGCGGCGATGGCCACGACCTGCCGGGGCTGGGTCTCGACGGTGCGCAGCGCGTTGGCCACGCGCCGCGCGGTGTAACCCGCGGCCAGCATCGACGCCAGGTAGCCGAGGCAGCTGCCCATCGCCATCAGCACCCAGACCACCAGCGTCCAGCCCGAGATCACCAGCGGGGCGGTCTTGCCCGGGTGACGTACCGACAGCGGCGCAGCGGACTCCCCGTAGAACGCCTTGCGCAGGAACCACTCCCCCAGATCGGTGCGGTGGTCGTGCGCGACGAGCGCGATGGGCTCGTAGCGCAACCGGGCACCGGACTCCACGAGACGCCAGCACAGGTCGACGTCCTCGCCGGACCGCATCGTCTCGTCGAATCCGCCGACGTCCTCCAGCGCGCGGCGCCGGCAGATGATCGCCGCACTCGGCACGTAGGAGACCGGGCTGCAGGGGATCACCGGCGCCTCCCGCTGCCCGAGGTCGAGCGACGAGCGCACAGCCTCGTAGCGGGCCACCGGATTGTCCGCCGTGCGCATGCCGACGATGCGGGGCGCCACCAGCGCGACGGCCGGGTCGCAGAAGTGGCCCAGCAACGCCTCGAGCCAGCCGCGGCGCGGGACCACGTCGGAGTCGAGGAACGCCACGAAGTCGGTGGAACTCGCCGCGGCGCCGGTGTTGCGGGCGGCCGCCGGACC comes from the Mycolicibacterium litorale genome and includes:
- the rplV gene encoding 50S ribosomal protein L22 → MSTTIEYPSATAVARYVGISASKARRVIDLVRGKSVEEALDILRWAPQQASEPVAKVIASAAANAQNNDGLDPATLVVATIHADEGPTAKRIRPRAQGRAFRIRKRTSHITVIVESRPTREGRRGAAGEAAGGARARRAQGSKAAAAKKAPAKTTEASEEAKGGSQ
- the rpsS gene encoding 30S ribosomal protein S19 codes for the protein MPRSLKKGPFVDDHLLKKVDVQNEKNTKQVIKTWSRRSTIIPDFIGHTFAVHDGRKHVPVFVTEAMVGHKLGEFAPTRTFKGHIKDDRKSKRR
- the rplB gene encoding 50S ribosomal protein L2, with the translated sequence MAIRKYKPTTPGRRGASVSDFAEITRSTPEKSLVRPLHGKGGRNAHGRITTRHKGGGHKRAYRVIDFRRHDKDGVDAKVAHIEYDPNRTANIALLHYLDGEKRYIIAPQGLKQGAIVESGANADIKPGNNLPLRNIPAGTVIHAVELRPGGGAKLARSAGVSIQLLGKEGTYASLRMPSGEIRRVDVRCRATVGEVGNAEQANINWGKAGRMRWKGKRPTVRGVVMNPVDHPHGGGEGKTSGGRHPVSPWGKPEGRTRKPNKPSDKLIVRRRRTGKKR
- the rplW gene encoding 50S ribosomal protein L23 → MATVTDPRDIILAPVISEKSYGLIEDNVYTFIVHPDSNKTQIKIAIEKIFKVKVDSVNTANRQGKRKRTRTGYGQRKSTKRAIVTLAAGSKPIDLFGAPA
- the rplD gene encoding 50S ribosomal protein L4; this translates as MATTIEVKTPAGTTDGNVELPAELFDVEANIALMHQVVTAQLAAARQGTHSTKTRGEVSGGGKKPYRQKGTGRARQGSTRAPQFTGGGTVHGPKPRDYSQRTPKKMIAAALRGALSDRARNGRIHAVTELVEGQTPSTKSAKAFLSTLLSERTAENSKVLIVIGRTDETGVRSVRNLPGVHVITPDQLNTYDVLKADDVVFSVEALNAYISAQTARTEKEGATA
- the rplC gene encoding 50S ribosomal protein L3 — protein: MARKGILGTKLGMTQVFDENNKVVPVTVVKAGPNVVTRIRTPERDGYSAVQIAYGEISPRKVTKPVTGQFAAAGVNPRRHLAELRLDDESATADYEVGQELTAEVFAEGAYVDVTGTSKGKGFAGTMKRHGFRGQGAAHGAQAVHRRPGSIGGCATPGRVFKGTRMSGRMGSDRVTTQNLLVHKVDAANGVLLIKGAIPGRNGGLVMVRSAIKRGEK
- the rpsJ gene encoding 30S ribosomal protein S10; the encoded protein is MAGQKIRIRLKAYDHEAIDASARKIVETVTRTGASVVGPVPLPTEKNVYCVIRSPHKYKDSREHFEMRTHKRLIDILDPTPKTVDALMRIDLPASVDVNIQ
- a CDS encoding carboxylesterase/lipase family protein; the encoded protein is MRALTWLTVAVLLSACVRGEGPTAPSGAPPADPAVVHTASGALRGTVAADHRLFAGIPYAAPPVGPLRFRPPEAAPAWQGERQATRSGPRCLQDPGSDPEFGRQTDEDCLTLDIWTPPVSDEKRPVMVWIHGGAFVNGSGAIYDARWLAARGDIVVVSINYRLGTVGFLAHPALGAPGDVGNYGLADQQAALRWVRDHIADFGGDPHRVTVAGESAGGMSVCDHLVAPGSAGLFQAAIIQSAPCQAQAPLPVAEQRSLDYAAGVGCPDPATAAACLRALPADKLRKPVWFVGIGADDLTGPVTGTAALPVDPVRAIADGKAARVPVMIGTNRDEFTLFVALRYLQQGDRYTPDQYPGLLADTFGPDAAQVAARYPIDRYGSVALAYSAAVTDGEFACVADRMAADLARDTPVYAYEFNDRQAPTPEPLRTLPFPVGASHSLELRYLFDVGGAPPLSPEQQTLSEAMIDYWSAFVTEGVPSAGDAPDWPQFGDGSYLSLQPDGSRVTTGFAEEHECAFWSGLRH
- a CDS encoding cytochrome P450, translated to MSTPTMDDAAKVLADPTAYADDQRLHAALRHLRAHNPVALVDNPPYRPFWAITKHEDIMAIERANDLFLSEPRPLLSTAQADDLAKAQLEAGMGLRTLIHMDDPHHRKVRAIGADWFRPKAMRDLKVRVDELAKRYVDRMRDIGPECDFVTEIAVNFPLYVIMSLLGLPEEDFGRMHSLTQEMFGGDDDEYKRGTTPEEQMAVLLDFFSYFSALTASRRANPTDDLASAIANGTVDGEPLSDVDTASYYVIVASAGHDTTKDAISGGLLALIENPGEMQRLKDDPGLMGTAVEEMIRWSTPVKEFMRTAAEDTTVRGVPIAKGESVYLAYVSANRDEDIFDEPFRFDVGRDPNKHLSFGYGVHFCLGAALARMEMNSLFTELLPRLESIELAGPPELSATTFVGGLKHLPIRYQLR
- a CDS encoding TetR/AcrR family transcriptional regulator, whose amino-acid sequence is MTDASGDPRPARSRARLLEAATALLRSGGPNAVTIDAVTRTANVARATLYRHFASANDLLAAAFQGLLQPAPMPPAEGSLREQLVAVVVGWADPISEVPTTLAAMTWLASGPDLGPWAEVREAETGGAVGSLRERILQVYAAPFDAIFDSPQGAELDLADVDRIQAIALLIGPLILGRLSTLADFDYHACAEAAVDGFLATHGRRRGISAAGTESAGA
- a CDS encoding MFS transporter; this translates as MVDTLAQPEHLSGSSVAALSKGRRIWLLVVACMGVALVISSMIALNTALSDIAVATSATQTQLTWVVDGYTLVLACLLLPAGAIGDRYGRRGALLIGLVIFSLASVAPLMFDSPTQIIVARAVAGAGAAFVMPATLSLLTAAYPKSERNKAVGIWAAVAGSATVIGFLGSGLLLHYWSWQSIFWAFAIAGAAMIALTCTVPSSRESDAAPLDWWGAGLIGAAVAVFVFGVIEAPARGWTDPGVLTCISAGLVLAVVFAFVELRRRFPLLDVRLFGRPDFATGAVGVTLLFFANFGFFFVVIQYIQLVMGYTPLRTAFAIAPLAVPLLVFGVLTPWYLPRMGLRLTVFSGLLILSAGLLCMQLLEVGSTYWDLTWPLLVMSTGIGLCTAPTTSAIMGAVPDEKQGVASAVNDATREIGAALGIAVAGSIFAAQYADALTSRLSAFPPEVRGPAADSPAEALAIAEELGPQGAQLADLTASAFLQAMDSSLFAIAAVVAVAAVFVAIWAPGRNGRQLRVVRRLSRR
- the mftG gene encoding mycofactocin dehydrogenase MftG, which produces MHSDVVIVGAGSAGSVLAERLSSDPRCRVTVVEAGPAPSDPRVAQQINDGLRLPIGTASSVVRHYTTTLTDAPPRRVQITRGAVVGGSGAVNGGYFCRGLPADFDRWQIPGWAWRDVLDHFRAIETDLDFGGPLHGDDGPINVRRMTDFDGCTAFFVAAAREAGFAWIDDLSGLDADASAAGVGAVPLNVDSGTRVGPGGAFLQPALLRTNVDLLPDTRVVRIRIERGRATAVECAGPAGRSTVTADRVVVCAGAIGSAQLLMVSGIGPAEALRDLAIEVFQDLPVGVAMFDHPEWVIPVGWTPTHDLPPLEAVLTTDSHLEIRPYTSGFAAMVHGPGHDPADRPHIGVALMQPRARGRVMLASADPLVPPVIEHRYDSEPADVADLAAGAELAYELAGGIAESDEPSWSTSQHLAGTAPMGDDDDPRAVLDAQCRVRGVEGLWVVDGSVMPAPTSRGPHATIAMIGHRAAQFIAG